From Agromyces sp. SYSU T00194, a single genomic window includes:
- the purE gene encoding 5-(carboxyamino)imidazole ribonucleotide mutase — translation MGSDSDWRVMQAASEVLDEFGIAHEVEVVSAHRTPEKMIAYGKEAYDRGIRVIIAGAGGAAHLPGMLASVTTLPVVGVPVPLSTLDGLDSLLSIVQMPAGVPVATVSIGGAKNAGLIAAKILATSDAGLTDRLAAYAESLAAMVEEKNERLKQAR, via the coding sequence ATGGGATCCGACTCCGACTGGCGCGTCATGCAGGCGGCATCCGAGGTCCTCGACGAGTTCGGCATCGCGCACGAGGTCGAGGTGGTCTCCGCCCATCGCACGCCCGAGAAGATGATCGCCTACGGCAAGGAGGCGTACGACCGGGGCATCCGCGTCATCATCGCCGGCGCCGGCGGCGCGGCCCACCTGCCCGGGATGCTCGCCAGCGTCACCACGCTCCCCGTCGTGGGCGTGCCGGTGCCGCTGTCCACCCTCGACGGACTCGACTCGCTGCTGTCGATCGTCCAGATGCCGGCCGGCGTGCCGGTCGCGACGGTCTCGATCGGCGGTGCGAAGAACGCGGGGCTCATCGCCGCGAAGATCCTCGCGACCTCCGACGCGGGGCTGACCGATCGACTCGCCGCCTACGCCGAGTCGCTCGCCGCGATGGTCGAGGAGAAGAACGAGCGCCTCAAGCAGGCGCGATGA
- a CDS encoding 5-(carboxyamino)imidazole ribonucleotide synthase, with amino-acid sequence MSGGRVRVGVIGGGQLARMMIPAAVELGVEMRVLAEGEGMSAALAATAVGDYRDRETVLAFARDVDVITFDHEHVPQDVLHALVDAGMAVHPGPDALAVAQDKLVMRERVSELGLPVPDWGRVETPDELDDFIADHGGSAVVKTARGGYDGKGVRVVRAAAEVAEWFATLAEDGNPGALLVEELVDFRRELAQQVARRPSGEIVAWPVVETVQVDGICAEVIAPAPHSAGRVADLAEDIAVRVAEGLGVTGMLAVELFETVDGRVLINELAMRPHNSGHWSMDGATTGQFEQHLRAVLDLPLGATGAREPWSVMVNVLGGPAEGEMVDRYPAMLAAHPLAKVHNYGKSPRPGRKIGHVTVSGDDLDEVAYQARAAAAFFDD; translated from the coding sequence ATGAGTGGAGGACGCGTGAGAGTCGGAGTGATCGGGGGCGGGCAGCTCGCCCGGATGATGATCCCGGCGGCAGTGGAGCTGGGCGTCGAGATGCGCGTCCTCGCCGAGGGCGAGGGCATGTCCGCGGCGCTCGCGGCGACGGCCGTCGGCGACTACCGCGACCGCGAGACCGTGCTGGCCTTCGCCCGCGACGTCGACGTGATCACGTTCGACCACGAGCACGTCCCGCAGGACGTGCTGCACGCACTCGTCGACGCGGGCATGGCGGTGCATCCCGGGCCGGACGCGCTCGCCGTGGCGCAGGACAAGCTCGTCATGCGCGAGCGGGTCTCCGAGCTCGGCCTCCCGGTGCCCGACTGGGGGCGGGTCGAGACCCCGGACGAGCTCGACGACTTCATCGCCGACCACGGCGGCAGCGCGGTCGTGAAGACCGCCCGCGGGGGCTACGACGGCAAGGGCGTGCGCGTCGTGCGCGCCGCCGCGGAGGTCGCCGAGTGGTTCGCGACCCTCGCGGAGGACGGCAACCCCGGGGCGCTGCTCGTCGAGGAACTGGTCGACTTCCGTCGGGAGCTCGCCCAGCAGGTCGCCCGTCGCCCGAGCGGTGAGATCGTCGCGTGGCCGGTCGTCGAGACCGTGCAGGTCGACGGCATCTGCGCCGAGGTCATCGCGCCCGCGCCGCACTCGGCGGGACGCGTGGCCGACCTCGCCGAGGACATCGCGGTGCGGGTCGCCGAAGGGCTGGGCGTCACGGGGATGCTCGCGGTCGAGCTGTTCGAGACGGTCGACGGCCGCGTGCTCATCAACGAGCTCGCGATGCGCCCGCACAACAGCGGCCACTGGAGCATGGACGGGGCGACGACGGGGCAGTTCGAGCAGCACCTGCGCGCCGTGCTCGACCTCCCGCTGGGCGCCACCGGGGCGCGCGAGCCGTGGTCGGTCATGGTGAACGTGCTGGGCGGACCCGCGGAGGGGGAGATGGTCGACCGGTATCCGGCGATGCTGGCGGCGCATCCGCTCGCCAAGGTGCACAACTACGGCAAGTCGCCCCGGCCCGGACGCAAGATCGGGCACGTCACCGTCAGCGGCGACGACCTGGACGAGGTCGCCTACCAGGCGCGGGCAGCGGCCGCGTTCTTCGACGACTGA
- a CDS encoding GtrA family protein has protein sequence MPSSLRTALSRLWHGVLTYAVKFGVVGLIGLVIDVAVFNLLRLGLLGDDGWAQSAIGAKTISTSVAIVFNWLGNRYWTFRRHRRKNYLREFAEYLVVSLGGMAIALLCLWVSHHVLGFTSLLADNIASNVVGLALGTLFRFALYRWWVFGHHRSDGLSALARVEEAERSLFEEPAPGDAEGTAPRG, from the coding sequence ATGCCGTCCTCGCTCCGCACCGCGCTCTCCCGCCTGTGGCACGGGGTCCTCACGTACGCGGTCAAGTTCGGCGTGGTCGGCCTGATCGGGCTCGTCATCGACGTCGCGGTGTTCAACCTGCTCCGGCTCGGCCTGCTGGGCGACGACGGCTGGGCGCAGTCGGCGATCGGAGCGAAGACGATCTCGACGAGCGTCGCGATCGTCTTCAACTGGCTCGGGAACCGCTACTGGACCTTCCGGCGGCACCGCCGGAAGAACTACCTGCGCGAGTTCGCCGAGTACCTGGTCGTCTCCCTCGGCGGGATGGCCATCGCCCTGCTCTGCCTCTGGGTCAGCCACCACGTGCTCGGATTCACGAGCCTGCTCGCGGACAACATCGCCTCGAACGTCGTGGGTCTCGCGCTCGGCACGCTCTTCCGGTTCGCCCTCTACCGCTGGTGGGTGTTCGGCCACCACCGGTCCGACGGGCTCTCCGCGCTCGCGCGCGTCGAGGAGGCCGAGCGGTCCCTCTTCGAGGAGCCGGCACCGGGCGACGCCGAGGGGACCGCACCGCGGGGATGA
- a CDS encoding acyltransferase family protein, which translates to MSGRHSGSPQHDSSEFIGEIVGVRGLALALVVLFHLFGAGRVSGGVDVFLFISAFLLTGSLVRRVDRGGPFLANQYGRMAVRLVPAAIVVLVGVLVATVLLAPSTQWLQNGRELIASALYYENWELISSQLAYGAAGPQTSPLQHFWSMSVQGQFFVAWPLLVAVVAAITARRLPVRRVLFVVTALLTAASFAYAMLLHGQDQQVAYFDSFARFWELGAGALLALSAHHLRIGRAWSIAAVWTGLAMIVACGFLIDGGSAFPGPLTLWPLAGTALIIVGSGVRTRRFGPDRLLDTAPLRFIARISYPLYLWHWPILIFWLMYFDRPSVGPRSAAAILLISVVLAWLTQRFVAEPAIALRSTVSTRSMIAAPLAAIAVVVLIVGAGVVRVQAWTDAQIQQVRASTAEVTADGARALDADGSGSVNTAAFVPAAAAAGVDRPAPLSWGCVQGTGDVPGRGDVKVCESDVEDPTRTIVMSGGSHVMQWYEAMEGIAARNGWALVLVDKDGCRLISPEGAREISPYDACVEWNEKVVDEIAAIRPDALLTVGSQTPNGKRFTEEVMLDEQVEVWRELDAAGIPTIAIRDTPRFEWTVPTCVSEHPDDLSACGRARDDIFAAEDPLLSAADVPESTVAIDMTDSFCTDRCEPVVGDVLVYRDRDHFSATYGRTLEEPLERALRAQAPWLF; encoded by the coding sequence TTGTCCGGCAGACACTCGGGATCCCCGCAGCACGACTCGTCGGAGTTCATCGGCGAGATCGTCGGGGTCCGCGGACTGGCGCTCGCACTCGTCGTGCTCTTCCACCTCTTCGGCGCGGGCCGGGTCTCGGGCGGCGTCGACGTGTTCCTGTTCATCTCGGCGTTCCTGCTCACCGGTTCGCTCGTGCGTCGGGTCGACCGCGGCGGCCCGTTCCTGGCCAACCAGTACGGCCGCATGGCGGTCCGCCTCGTGCCCGCCGCGATCGTGGTGCTCGTCGGCGTGCTGGTCGCGACGGTCCTCCTCGCCCCGTCGACGCAGTGGCTGCAGAACGGCCGCGAGCTCATCGCGTCCGCGCTCTACTACGAGAACTGGGAGCTGATCTCGTCGCAGCTCGCGTACGGGGCCGCCGGACCGCAGACCAGCCCGCTGCAGCACTTCTGGTCGATGTCCGTGCAGGGGCAGTTCTTCGTCGCCTGGCCCCTCCTGGTGGCGGTCGTCGCGGCGATCACCGCGCGCCGGCTGCCGGTGCGTCGCGTGCTCTTCGTGGTCACCGCACTGCTCACCGCGGCGTCGTTCGCCTACGCGATGCTGCTGCACGGCCAGGACCAGCAGGTGGCCTACTTCGACTCGTTCGCGCGGTTCTGGGAGCTGGGCGCGGGTGCGCTGCTCGCGCTGTCGGCGCACCACCTGCGCATCGGCCGCGCCTGGTCGATCGCCGCGGTGTGGACCGGCCTCGCGATGATCGTCGCGTGCGGCTTCCTGATCGACGGCGGCTCGGCCTTCCCCGGGCCGCTCACGCTGTGGCCGCTCGCGGGCACCGCGCTCATCATCGTCGGGTCCGGCGTCCGCACCCGCCGCTTCGGTCCGGACCGCCTCCTCGACACCGCGCCGCTGCGGTTCATCGCCCGCATCTCCTACCCCCTGTACCTCTGGCACTGGCCGATCCTCATCTTCTGGCTGATGTACTTCGATCGCCCGTCGGTGGGGCCGCGGAGCGCGGCGGCGATCCTGCTCATCTCGGTCGTGCTGGCCTGGCTCACCCAGCGGTTCGTCGCCGAGCCGGCGATCGCGCTGCGGTCGACCGTCTCGACGCGCAGCATGATCGCAGCACCACTGGCGGCCATCGCCGTCGTCGTGCTGATCGTCGGCGCCGGCGTCGTGCGCGTCCAGGCGTGGACCGACGCACAGATCCAGCAGGTGCGCGCGAGCACCGCCGAGGTCACCGCCGACGGCGCTCGCGCCCTCGACGCCGACGGGTCCGGCTCGGTGAACACCGCCGCGTTCGTCCCCGCCGCGGCGGCAGCCGGCGTCGACCGGCCCGCGCCGTTGTCGTGGGGCTGCGTGCAGGGCACGGGCGACGTGCCCGGTCGCGGCGACGTCAAGGTCTGCGAGAGCGACGTGGAGGACCCCACCCGCACGATCGTGATGTCGGGCGGCTCGCATGTGATGCAGTGGTACGAGGCGATGGAGGGCATCGCCGCCCGCAACGGCTGGGCGCTCGTGCTCGTCGACAAGGACGGCTGCCGCCTGATCAGCCCCGAGGGCGCTCGCGAGATCAGCCCGTACGACGCTTGCGTCGAGTGGAACGAGAAGGTCGTCGACGAGATCGCCGCCATCCGGCCCGACGCGCTGCTCACGGTGGGTTCGCAGACGCCGAACGGCAAGCGGTTCACCGAGGAGGTCATGCTCGACGAGCAGGTCGAGGTCTGGCGCGAGCTGGACGCCGCCGGCATCCCGACGATCGCGATCCGCGACACCCCGCGCTTCGAGTGGACGGTGCCGACGTGCGTGTCCGAGCACCCCGACGACCTGAGCGCCTGCGGACGTGCCCGCGACGACATCTTCGCCGCCGAGGACCCGCTCCTCTCGGCCGCCGACGTGCCCGAGTCGACGGTCGCCATCGACATGACCGACAGCTTCTGCACCGATCGGTGCGAGCCCGTGGTCGGCGACGTGCTCGTCTACCGCGACCGCGACCACTTCTCGGCGACCTACGGCCGCACGCTCGAGGAGCCGCTCGAGCGTGCACTGCGCGCCCAGGCGCCCTGGCTCTTCTGA